Proteins encoded by one window of Streptomyces sp. LX-29:
- a CDS encoding DUF1330 domain-containing protein, translated as MTAYALAHFRDSRPHVDLIAYVERIQATLDPYAGRFLVHGGAPDVVEGEWRGSVVMIEFPGRAEAEAWYASPAYQEILPLRTDHVVGDIVIVDGVGPNYDPAQKAAVFREALAAEAAA; from the coding sequence ATGACCGCCTACGCCCTCGCCCACTTCCGCGACAGCCGGCCGCACGTCGACCTCATCGCCTACGTGGAGAGGATCCAGGCCACCCTCGACCCGTACGCGGGGCGCTTCCTCGTCCACGGCGGCGCGCCCGACGTCGTCGAGGGGGAGTGGCGGGGAAGCGTGGTGATGATCGAGTTCCCGGGCCGCGCCGAGGCCGAGGCCTGGTACGCGTCCCCCGCCTACCAGGAGATCCTCCCGCTGCGCACCGACCATGTGGTCGGCGACATCGTCATCGTGGACGGCGTCGGGCCGAACTACGACCCGGCCCAGAAGGCCGCCGTGTTCCGCGAGGCCCTGGCCGCCGAGGCCGCCGCATAG
- a CDS encoding IS5 family transposase (programmed frameshift): protein MDQPVVGLGVPLTDAQWARIEPLLPDRTPRRGGRWRDHREVIDAIAFKFQTGTQWVHLPEKYGNWRGVYNRLRMWAVDGTWERVFTALIAQADADEDLNWAVSVDSTIVRAHQHAAGARKKGAPAGEPADHAIGRSRGGLTTKIHLAADGDCRPLAFVLTAGQAGDAPAFGEVMARLRVPRRRGRPRTRPDVVLADKAYSSRAIREHLRQRGIRAVIPTRADQRGHRLRRGRHGGRPPAFDRDAYKQRNTVERCINRLKQWRGIATRYEKTAVIYLAGLHIAGIFLWSAR from the exons TTGGATCAGCCGGTCGTTGGTCTGGGTGTGCCGTTGACTGACGCGCAGTGGGCGCGGATCGAGCCGTTGCTCCCGGACCGGACGCCGAGGCGCGGTGGTCGGTGGCGGGACCATCGGGAGGTGATCGACGCGATCGCCTTCAAGTTCCAGACCGGAACCCAGTGGGTGCACCTTCCGGAGAAGTACGGCAACTGGCGAGGCGTCTACAACCGGCTGCGTATGTGGGCCGTCGACGGCACCTGGGAGCGAGTGTTCACCGCTCTCATAGCCCAGGCCGACGCGGACGAGGACCTGAACTGGGCCGTCTCTGTGGACTCCACGATCGTGCGAGCACACCAGCACGCTGCCGGGGCCCGCAAAA AGGGGGCCCCGGCTGGAGAACCGGCCGACCACGCCATCGGCCGGTCCCGCGGCGGGCTGACCACGAAGATCCACCTCGCGGCCGACGGCGACTGCCGGCCCCTGGCCTTCGTCCTCACGGCCGGCCAGGCCGGCGATGCACCCGCCTTCGGCGAGGTCATGGCCCGTCTGCGCGTTCCCCGCCGACGTGGACGACCTCGCACCAGGCCGGACGTCGTCCTGGCCGACAAGGCGTACTCCTCACGTGCGATCCGCGAGCATCTACGCCAGCGCGGCATCCGGGCAGTGATCCCCACCCGGGCGGATCAGCGCGGCCACCGGCTGCGTCGCGGCAGACACGGTGGGAGGCCACCCGCTTTCGACCGTGACGCGTACAAGCAGCGCAATACCGTCGAGCGGTGCATCAACCGCCTGAAGCAGTGGCGAGGGATCGCCACCCGCTACGAGAAGACAGCGGTCATCTACCTGGCCGGACTCCACATCGCGGGCATCTTCCTCTGGTCCGCTCGGTGA